From Anopheles coluzzii chromosome 3, AcolN3, whole genome shotgun sequence, the proteins below share one genomic window:
- the LOC120957329 gene encoding E3 ubiquitin-protein ligase RNF123: MDLAATVANIFDGDCTVAIGGGKKTGEQERQFVLSEFIAEIGLWLDEKLNDHPFDPHPSNAGPVEGRLGPQRTVFDVTEEGFDTNLLISKDKLTLQSQNAFSTVKANCCVYSGRWMYEVQLRSKGVMQIGWCSAHCKFTQDTGVGDTRYSYGLDGSKQRIWHVYTQKYGPFWRSGDIFGVCVDMDAGRIEYYRNGAPLGEAFKDIERGPGLALYPAVSLAFNDSLTANFGGSPFKHPVERYKPLQEAPAVALYQADCLLKYLVNLSGAISQHARVSNGSQKTSHSVLVTPESMYMLLAACLIERIAPLLGNSYVVEDKVFSYIRGMCVLRSNSHGSKNEAPTQPGAPESTLGTFLTLLWMYLELEEMKLFLKKLLNYLANTYKETPVDLEYEKQRKIIVILTCVCNHPATRKYLLEYKFFKKNCLPLFLYTKPPDESTLEQLLPDDHIWTEGLGGSRETYLAACERLKAHTSVLYTLQKNLIHILMNNHDGNEANSPSSRRLFVAKVRKFVMENNVELRGLYSSTTQPAIGLSFLCTLLDVAKTLWEEECDHERGLDGKTVPPTIDCRFFYDGTFKYSNLDRIGGVLSYLRKHFRTQLIERLGADHPSLASVDQPSDLRSEIAAFNVFLDSAMFLVSGGPSTAYSLVSRAANSIPDRHQQSSQQHHPMPGMDEGHSTTATGQPGQPSPKCTAGAIGCGQLDPYRAVCELLDCCVIFYNAVAHKYVVMIADLRDNITHLSDILLETKSNCDEVMHNLEALKRCSLGGSSGTSLQGQKSHEELLNELEARFGQRKSIFAKRSMELARKQAWYRSVALGTHRRGLLCWLLGIIFETLHTFSAEEILFAFLPETYINVTPILLDTVLDFSFHDTAIQHELAGDAELILSSANFLAKHLADPRVILASCKDALIQALGSLTCHEAGIRALESASAENQLALVRALLRPYENRAWGQSNWLLLRFWLGDGFAYRESRPPCVWQAGKDPSATQRSLGLYRSRAKNGSHTGLLHLIAPACPSKHFQRLISETLSNDEPYCTTFLNSVLSQLNWAFSEFIHILQDIQNISQRDEQLVIETKQLKICSMCFELTVSLMRALEMIVTITPSLLQDAARANSEIILSRICQLAIQVLSRVTVPPGCFQHVMDLCLPDLSNVTHFAIISAAIGMLLALMRHELGSSTECITKIPRISKYLLTDTSFHIASLEYALGEVKTPITNSDGEAPRGNFDPKMRAHIDPLTNEVRVPSPFRKAGGGGSVGMKEIIPDPPIIKFNMADYPNHVLPHEVGQIERLIETLQLRQTLLSEITILSEDSLCPICYAKSNSAAFDPCQHQSCETCIMQHLMNSKQCFYCKILIIRVTRQDGAIIYEACNTPPAPPALVLPRMQVSPMVFTTSTPTTSTMDAEERSSEASTTPPPPEVATSLSTIDDFDGTAASPPGGNT; the protein is encoded by the exons ATGGATTTAGCGGCTACTGTGGCCAACATTTTCGATGGCGACTGTACGGTTGCCATCGGCGGTGGTAAGAAGACGGGTGAGCAGGAGCGCCAGTTTGTGCTGTCCGA GTTCATCGCTGAAATTGGCTTGTGGCTGGACGAAAAGCTTAATGATCACCCGTTCGATCCACACCCATCGAATGCTGGCCCGGTCGAGGGACGGCTCGGTCCCCAGAGGACCGTGTTCGACGTGACGGAGGAAGGTTTCGACACTAACTTGCTAATTTCCAAGGACAAGTTGACGCTTCAATCGCAAAATGCTTTCTCCACCGTTAAAGCAAACTGTTGTGTGTACAGTGGCCGCTGGATGTATGAA GTTCAACTACGCTCGAAAGGCGTCATGCAGATTGGCTGGTGCTCGGCACACTGTAAATTCACGCAGGATACGGGCGTCGGCGATACCCGGTATAGCTACGGATTGGACGGTAGCAAGCAGCGGATCTGGCACGTCTACACCCAAAAGTATGGTCCGTTCTGGCGGTCGGGCGACATCTTCGGCGTCTGTGTGGATATGGACGCCGGACGCATCGAGTACTATCGCAACGGCGCTCCACTCGGCGAAGCATTCAAGGACATTGAGCGTGGTCCCGGATTGGCCCTGTATCCGGCAGTGTCGCTGGCGTTTAACGACAGCCTAACGGCAAACTTTGGTGGATCTCCGTTCAAGCATCCGGTGGAGCGGTACAAACCCCTCCAGGAAGCACCGGCCGTGGCACTCTACCAGGCGGACTGCCTCTTGAAGTATCTGGTCAATCTTTCCGGTGCCATCTCGCAGCATGCACGCGTCTCCAACGGTAGCCAAAAGACGTCCCACAGTGTGCTAGTTACGCCGGAATCGATGTACATGCTGCTAGCCGCTTGCCTCATCGAACGGATCGCCCCACTACTCGGCAACTCGTACGTGGTCGAGGACAAAGTGTTCAGCTACATCCGGGGGATGTGTGTGCTGCGCAGCAATAGCCACGGCAGCAAAAACGAAGCCCCCACGCAGCCAGGGGCGCCGGAAAGCACgctcggcacgtttctcacccTGCTGTGGATGTACCTGGAGCTGGAGGAGATGAAGCTGTTCCTCAAGAAGCTGCTCAACTATCTCGCCAACACGTACAAGGAAACGCCCGTCGACCTGGAGTACGAGAAGCAGCGCAAAATCATCGTCATCCTGACGTGCGTGTGCAACCATCCGGCCACGCGCAAGTATCTGCTCGAGTACAAGTTTTTCAAGAAAAACTGTCTGCCGCTGTTTCTGTACACGAAACCGCCGGACGAGTCGACGCTggagcagctgctgccggACGATCACATCTGGACGGAGGGGCTGGGTGGGTCGCGGGAAACGTATCTGGCCGCCTGCGAACGGCTGAAGGCACACACGTCCGTGCTGTACACGCTGCAGAAAAATCTCATCCACATTCTGATGAACAATCACGACGGGAATGAGGCGAACTCGCCCAGCAGCAGAAGACTATTCGTGGCGAAGGTGCGCAAGTTTGTCATGGAGAATAATGTTGAGCTGAGG GGACTGTACTCATCAACAACGCAGCCCGCAATAGGATTATCCTTTCTTTGCACCCTGCTAGATGTGGCCAAAACGCTCTGGGAGGAAGAGTGTGATCATGAGCGCGGCTTGGACGGGAAAACCGTCCCACCAACCATCGATTGTCGGTTTTTCTACGACGGAACGTTCAAGTACTCGAACCTGGACCGTATCGGAGGCGTTCTGTCCTACTTGCGGAAACACTTTCGGACGCAGTTGATCGAACGGCTTGGTGCCGATCATCCAAGTTTAGCTTCGGTCGATCAGCCAAGCGATTTGCGTAGTGAAATAG CTGCATTTAATGTATTTCTCGattcggccatgtttcttgTCTCCGGCGGTCCTTCCACTGCCTACTCGCTAGTTTCCCGTGCGGCTAACAGCATCCCGGATCGGCATCAGCAGTCCAGCCAGCAGCACCATCCCATGCCCGGGATGGACGAGGGTCACTCGACCACGGCCACCGGTCAACCGGGTCAACCATCGCCCAAATGCACAGCGGGTGCCATCGGTTGCGGCCAGCTCGATCCATACCGTGCCGTTTGCGAGCTGCTCGATTGTTGCGTGATTTTCTACAATGCCGTTGCGCACAAGTACGTCGTCATGATAGCGGATCTGCGCGACAACATTACGCACCTGTCGGACATACTGCTCGAAACGAAGAGCAACTGCGACGAGGTGATGCACAATCTTGAGGCACTGAAGCGATGCTCGCTCGGGGGGAGCAGTGGCACAAGCCTGCAGGGACAGAAATCGCACGAAGAGCTGCTGAACGAGCTGGAGGCACGGTTCGGTCAGCGGAAAAGCATATTTGCG AAACGATCGATGGAGCTGGCACGAAAGCAAGCCTGGTACCGTTCGGTAGCTCTCGGCACACACCGCCGCGGCCTGCTTTGCTGGTTGCTAGGCATCATCTTCGAAACGCTGCACACGTTCAGTGCGGAAGAGATCCTGTTCGCATTTCTACCCGAAACGTACATCAACGTGACGCCCATCCTGCTGGACACGGTGCTAGACTTTAGCTTCCATGACACTGCCATCCAGCACGAGCTTGCCGGAGATGCCGAGCTGATCCTATCATCGGCCAATTTCCTCGCCAAACATCTGGCCGACCCGCGCGTCATTCTAGCCTCCTGCAAGGACGCACTCATACAAGCGCTCGGTTCGCTGACCTGCCACGAGGCGGGCATTCGTGCGCTCGAAAGTGCATCGGCGGAAAATCAGCTCGCTCTAGTCCGGGCCCTTCTCCGGCCGTACGAAAACCGTGCCTGGGGACAGAGCAACTGGCTGCTGTTGCGATTCTGGCTTGGCGATGGGTTCGCTTATCGTGAATCGCGCCCACCGTGCGTTTGGCAGGCGGGCAAAGATCCATCGGCCACGCAGCGATCGCTCGGGCTGTACCGAAGCCGAGCTAAGAATGGATCGCACACGGGGCTGCTGCATCTAATCGCACCGGCCTGTCCGTCGAAGCATTTTCAGCGTCTAATAAGCGAAACGCTCAGCAATGATGAGCCGTACTGTACGACGTTTTTGAATTCCGTGCTATCACAGCTAAATTGGGCGTTTTCCGAGTTTATACACATCCTGCAAGAC ATCCAAAACATATCGCAACGCGACGAGCAGCTCGTGATCGAAACCAAGCAGCTGAAAATCTGCTCCATGTGCTTCGAGCTGACCGTGTCGCTGATGCGCGCGCTCGAAATGATCGTCACCATCACGCCCAGCCTGCTGCAGGATGCGGCGCGGGCCAACAGCGAAATCATCCTCAGCCGCATCTGTCAGCTCGCGATTCAGGTGCTGTCGCGCGTAACCGTACCGCCCGGCTGCTTCCAGCACGTGATGGACCTCTGCCTGCCCGATCTTAGCAACGTGACGCATTTTGCGATCATCAGTGCCGCGATCGGGATGCTGCTGGCGTTGATGCGTCACGAGCTGGGCAGCTCGACGGAGTGCATTACGAAGATACCGCGCATCTCGAAGTATCTGCTCACGGACACGAGTTTCCACATTGCCAGCCTGGAGTATGCACTGGGGGAGGTAAAGACACCGATCACGAACAGCGACGGGGAAGCGCCGAGGGGAAACTTTGATCCCAAGATGCGCGCCCACATTGATCCGCTGACGAACGAGGTGCGGGTTCCTTCGCCTTTTCGGAAggcgggcggtggtggttCAGTTGGCATGAAGGAGATCATTCCCGATCCACCGATCATCAAGTTTAACATGGCGGact ATCCCAACCACGTGTTGCCCCATGAAGTGGGACAGATTGAGCGGCTGATCGAAACGTTGCAACTGCGCCAAACGCTCCTCTCCGAGATCACCATCCTGTCAGAGGACTCGCTGTGTCCGATCTGTTACGCCAAATCCAACTCGGCTGCGTTTGACCCGTGTCAGCATCAGTCTTGCGA AACCTGCATCATGCAACACCTGATGAACAGCAAGCAGTGTTTTTACTGCAAAATTCTCATCATACGCGTCACCCGCCAGGATGGTGCAATCATCTACGAGGCGTGCAACACACCGCCGGCACCGCCGGCACTGGTTCTACCCCGTATGCAAGTTTCGCCCATGGTGTTTACCACCTCCACGCCCACAACATCGACGATGGATGCGGAGGAGCGCAGCAGTGAAGCTTCCACGACGCCACCGCCCCCGGAAGTGGCCACATCGCTAAGCACCATCGATGATTTTGATGGAACCGCCGCTTCTCCACCCGGTGGCAACACATAA
- the LOC120957330 gene encoding splicing factor 45: MALYDDLDTKHGPDKVAGWSSGLKLFQPQLQVKKVNQPAITPKAILRKPGSKILTPVVLKAKKEPTEQTLPFLAASGPGPSTSLTDPSSGIVVKSAKGPITVTTTNATPNPISAAITDDYNWDVVDEYDPMWPNEYDKLVKDRKAKEPPIKPLQGGFGRNRREYKRSFGGMRNSNNNNNSNNNNSNSSGGGGGGNSNAGPSHGGSQPDDDGPVAKKFSGFAGRPSSDDEEEFRPGQSRPSGAAIAPPPSLQESCAGGIPSEGGSKVSQLAAYGGSSVAAKIMAKYGFKDGQGLGKQEQGMAVALQVEKTSKRGGRIVHEKDISATTSTVSGSGGGSGSGTEIVTTPPSASQGAASEPSITEIMKSPSKVVLLRNMVGPGDVDDELEPEVKDECNTKYGDVVTVVIHEVPDVVPEEAVRIFVEFKRMESAIKAVVDLNGRFFGGRQVRAGFYNQEKFENMDLGG, encoded by the exons ATGGCTCTGTACGACGATCTGGACACGAAGCATGGGCCCGACAAGGTGGCCGGGTGGTCGTCCGGATTGAAACTGTTCCAGCCGCAGCTGCAAGTGAAGAAAGTTAATCAACCCGCCATAACACCGAAAGCAATTCTGCGAAAACCAGGCAGTAAG ATTCTTACACCCGTTGTGCTGAAGGCGAAAAAAGAACCAACCGAACAGACGCTCCCGTTCTTGGCAGCTTCCGGCCCCGGGCCGAGCACATCACTCACTGATCCCTCTTCCGGCATCGTGGTTAAAAGCGCCAAAGGGCCCATCACGGTCACGACCACCAATGCAACGCCCAACCCGATCAGTGCGGCCATTACCGACGACTACAACTGGGACGTGGTGGACGAGTACGATCCGATGTGGCCGAACGAGTACGACAAACTGGTGAAGGACCGGAAAGCGAAGGAGCCCCCGATAAAGCCGCTGCAGGGCGGGTTCGGGCGGAACCGGCGGGAGTACAAACGTTCGTTCGGTGGTATGCGcaacagtaacaacaacaacaatagcaacaacaacaacagcaacagtagcggcggtggtggcggcggcaacAGTAACGCCGGCCCCAGTCACGGCGGCAGTCAGCCGGACGATGACGGTCCGGTGGCCAAGAAGTTCAGCGGGTTTGCGGGACGCCCCTCGTCGGACGATGAGGAAGAGTTCCGGCCCGGACAGAGTCGCCCGTCGGGTGCGGCCATTGCACCGCCACCGTCGTTGCAGGAATCGTGTGCCGGTGGCATCCCATCGGAAGGTGGTTCTAA AGTTTCGCAGCTCGCGGCATACGGTGGTAGTTCGGTGGCGGCCAAAATTATGGCCAAATACGGTTTCAAAGATGGTCAGGGGCTGGGTAAGCAGGAGCAGGGTATGGCGGTCGCCCTGCAGGTGGAGAAAACATCCAAACGGGGTGGTCGAATCGTGCACGAGAAAGATATATCGGCCACCACCAGCACGGTCAGTGGCAGTGGCGGCGGCAGTGGTTCCGGTACTGAGATAGTCACCACCCCTCCGAGCGCAAGTCAGGGCGCCGCATCCGAGCCGTCAATAACCGAGATTATGAAATCACCGAGCaaggtggtgctgctgcgg AACATGGTCGGACCGGGCGACGTGGACGATGAGCTGGAACCGGAGGTGAAGGACGAGTGCAACACCAAGTACGGCGACGTGGTGACGGTGGTAATACACGAGGTGCCGGACGTGGTGCCCGAGGAAGCGGTTCGCATTTTCGTCGAGTTTAAGCGCATGGAAAGCGCCATCAAGGCGGTGGTCGACCTGAACGGGCGCTTCTTTGGCGGGCGGCAGGTGCGGGCCGGCTTTTACAATCAGGAAAAGTTTGAAAACATGGACCTGGGAGGTTGA
- the LOC120959500 gene encoding brain-specific homeobox protein, with the protein MCTTDHRGMASSVQAHLARAGGYGTKDQLPAAIGARCKSPSATAIAVKTPFSIEDILFQNDGAGGGGGVASVGHPNSPSRERLAGGSVRTVPSSPGAGDQRSLESDGDESELDDTLAEVVLPSGATSGHERSKSSSEFSEVGDSAQRGGNQSQSGGNSIKASGDVVGGAVRGKTGGPDGNGLVRNGEEQQYRKATVLRSERFASKLNLDPSTPQQSSPGTVPPPRIQQPPPPPPAAPPAPPVSSSGGPVQFTSGPSAGVMYTTNPYSDPGYLQMALGAYLAPSATGYKTVDPYFLSQGIFASSPLFPGAGCPDIALGLGMGMSALRHCRRRKARTVFSDPQLTGLEKRFEAQRYLSTPERVELASALGLSETQVKTWFQNRRMKHKKQLRRREVNAADNNGSSGTGATAGGSSTNSSTSSSSSSSLSSTSSRLHGPPAAPSSGSAGSTASSSSSGSSGPPPAERSSFTSYSNGKGTTGLSHGGAKPPPSSTSSSGSSSSASGVLKPLPSASSGSMHSSFSLVKRSAAAAAAAAAAAAAAAALGPGGNGSLHHPFHPNHHSHPHHPHHLHHQQQQHQGGHHHLLAAHHLTQLGGQPPSGGNHNHHHHRTPPSSDDELMNDSDSDCSDVDIVGDDQGYLT; encoded by the exons ATGTGCACAACCGACCACCGTGGCATGGCATCGTCCGTCCAGGCACATCTGGCACGTGCGGGTGGCTACGGCACGAAGGATCAACTGCCGGCGGCAATCGGTGCGCGCTGCAAATCGCCCTCCGCTACGGCCATTGCCGTCAAGACACCGTTCTCGATCGAGGACATACTGTTCCAGAACGatggtgccggtggtggtggtggtgttgctagTGTAGGACATCCGAACAGTCCATCCCGAGAGCGTTTGGCAGGAGGCTCAGTGCGAACGGTTCCATCATCACCCGGTGCTGGTGATCAACGGTCCCTCGAATCGGACGGTGACGAATCGGAACTGGACGATACTTTGGCCGAGGTGGTGCTGCCCAGTGGTGCTACGAGCGGTCACGAGCGTAGCAAGAGCTCTAGTGAGTTTAGTGAAGTGGGGGACAGTGCGCAGCGTGGTGGAAATCAAAGTCAGAGTGGTGGAAATAGTATCAAAGCAAGCGGTGACGTTGTTGGTGGCGCAGTGCGTGGAAAAACAGGCGGACCGGATGGGAATGGATTGGTTCGGAACGGTGAGGAGCAGCAGTATCGCAAGGCGACGGTGTTACGTTCGGaaag ATTTGCCAGCAAGCTAAACTTGGACCCAAGCACCCCACAGCAGTCATCGCCTGGGACCGTACCTCCACCCAGAATccagcaaccaccaccaccgccacctgCCGCACCGCCAGCCCCTCCAGTGAGCAGTTCCGGCGGTCCCGTTCAGTTCACCAGCGGACCGTCGGCCGGCGTCATGTACACCACCAACCCGTACAGCGACCCGGGCTATCTGCAGATGGCACTCGGCGCCTATCTTGCCCCATCGGCCACTGGCTACAAAACGGTCGATCCGTACTTTCTTTCGCAAG GAATATTTGCCAGCTCACCACTCTTTCCCGGTGCCGGCTGTCCCGACATTGCCCTCGGACTGGGAATGGGCATGAGTGCGCTGCGTCACTGCCGACGCCGGAAAGCTCGCACCGTGTTCAGCGATCCGCAGCTTACGGGGCTGGAGAAGCGTTTCGAAGCACAACG CTACTTATCGACACCCGAACGTGTCGAACTGGCCTCGGCACTGGGGCTAAGCGAGACGCAGGTGAAAACCTGGTTCCAGAACCGTCGCATGAAGCACAAGAAGCAGCTACGGCGACGTGAGGTCAACGCTGCCG ATAACAACGGTTCGAGCGGCACTGGAGCGACTGCAGGCGGAAGCAGCACTAACTCATCCACATcatcttcttcctcctcctccctgtCGTCCACCTCAAGCCGGCTACACGGACCGCCGGCAGCGCCCTCGTCCGGCTCGGCCGGTTCCACCGCGTCGTCTTCCTCGTCCGGATCGTCGGGACCACCACCGGCAGAGCGGAGTAGCTTCACCTCCTACAGCAATGGTAAGGGCACAACCGGTCTATCCCACGGCGGTGCCAAACCACCACCAAGCTCCACGTCTTCCTCGGGCTCCTCGTCCTCGGCGAGTGGTGTGCTAAAGCCGTTACCCAGTGCCAGTAGCGGCTCGATGCACTCCTCCTTTAGCTTAGTGAAAcggtcagcagcagcggcggcggcggccgcagcagctgcggcagcagcagccgccctAGGACCGGGTGGAAATGGTTCGCTTCATCATCCCTTCCATCCCAACCATCATTCACATCcccatcatcctcatcatcttcatcatcagcagcagcaacatcaagGTGGCCATCATCATCTATTGGCCGCACATCATCTGACACAGCTCGGAGGGCAGCCTCCGTCCGGTGgcaaccacaaccaccaccaccaccgtacgCCACCGTCAAGTGACGATGAGCTCATGAATGACAGTGATTCTGACTGCAGTGATGTGGACATTGTAGGGGACGATCAGGGTTATCTGACGTAA